A single window of Euwallacea similis isolate ESF13 chromosome 25, ESF131.1, whole genome shotgun sequence DNA harbors:
- the LOC136416926 gene encoding uncharacterized protein isoform X3: MSDIAAEDIMSPSKVRELIFAYERQASSLDVPEEHYIGRQRARSIGNVLSYKQFRQPNLEIHNLGDIEKELIKIDAHLNYYEVYEKETHVAFQEQLFNVLTGIGSIDPEGHESITQKKKELIGETQKLAKILNSKLPFKGVQSHRSMKKSYANFIRKEEAVVSTTSIRNKDQKTVSSFINGGFKSEESLYSTKDSVDFSVSSRVDDVSPVQFNKIEDRPETATPPPENKTVNDTGYLSSVSRLKKFFSFRKDDKVSLKLTPASYSGISRSQSLNLKTNKHAVVKQEVVEKQNKKHDSIVEDQEDDENLSFNGDSNVKQIREVETSQESNVYVNNIGEGRKTHVSVSRLKSLFEHKQKETDEGNYMNFTGLLHNVDIRKKVDMNKSKSLSDLKSESFRYPFKDIDIDEGDLSKELDGDDEDAYEHVSIDLENKKEDEIHEPKASRIETPESASFTYRKVELLKKSFENLNKSNVSESPNEDIKHILHQTFEPTSFSDDKAREEPILRIPVQLRIGVNEINGSNENHEHIITENRNDDDKAEGKPEVFTYQVDDIKDVELHSAVATDDVNYGTGEVLKQTFDISNSKDTSPEESNAEEAHIVTASVEALKRTFESLSRSNSEDNYDEVKISIPKVVEPTDSISEIPERVSHKAEMQDVDGGFSQAKLYNKGISYATLSESPNELGAEEVKLESAFLKVPEHQIIENDPAIYANFVKEDGSPAIPTSLYNGNLADGSENTKKTLDKAHVENETQSLMEIIETPVGYSTVTSVPNSGKVENNGELEEEDVNFHLSTSQENILDEILNGEEALDNVDREFEKLVQNN, from the exons ATGTCAGATATAGCAGCAGAAGATATTATGTCTCCATCCAAAGTTAGGGAGTTAATATTTGCATATGAACGTCAGGCAAGCTCTTTGGACGTTCCAGAGGAGCATTACATTGGTAGGCAACGTGCCAGATCTATTGGAAATGTTCTTTCCTACAAGCAATTTCGACAGCCTAACCTGGAAATCCACAACTTGGGAGACATAGAAAAAGAGTTGATAAAAATTGATGCCCATCTCAATTATTATGAGGTTTATGAGAAGGAAACGCATGTAGCTTTCCAAGAGCAGTTGTTCAACGTTTTAACTGGGATTGGGAGTATCGACCCTGAAGGGCATGAAAGCATCACCCAAAAGAAAAAGGAGTTAATAGGAGAAACTCAGAAATTAGCCAAGATCTTAAACTCTAAACTTCCATTTAAAGGAGTGCAGAGTCATCGAAGTATGAAAAAGAGTTACGCAAATTTTATTCGCAAAGAGGAGGCGGTAGTTTCAACTACTTCAATAAGAAATAAGGATCAGAAGACAGTTTCATCATTTATTAATGGTGGTTTCAAATCTGAAGAGTCCTTGTATTCCACCAAAGATTCTGTGGACTTCTCCGTGTCTTCGAGAGTCGATGATGTGTCTCCTgttcaattcaataaaattgaagatagACCTGAAACAGCTACCCCACCTCCTGAGAATAAAACGGTCAACGACACCGGCTATTTGTCTTCAGTATCAAGACTGAAAAAGTTCTTTTCCTTCAGGAAAGATGATAAAGTTAGCTTGAAGTTAACACCCGCTTCATATTCAGGAATTAGCAGATCTCAGTCCCTTAATTTGAAAACCAACAAACATGCCGTTGTTAAACAAGAAGTagttgaaaaacaaaacaagaaACACGATTCTATAGTTGAAGACCAAGAAGATGATGAAAATCTAAGTTTCAATGGTGATTCCAATGTGAAACAAATTAGAGAGGTTGAAACTAGTCAAGAGAGTAATGTTTACGTCAATAATATTGGAGAGGGCAGAAAAACACATGTATCAGTATCTAGGTTGAAGAGTTTGTTTGAGCATAAGCAGAAAGAAACTGATGAAG GCAACTATATGAACTTCACTGGGTTGCTGCATAATGttgatattagaaaaaaagttgatatgaATAAAAGCAAGAGCCTATCTGATTTGAAGTCTGAGAGTTTCCGATACCCGTTTAAAGATATTGATATTGACGAAGGTGATTTGAGTAAGGAGTTGGATGGAGATGATGAGGACGCATACGAGCATGTTTCTAttgatttggaaaataaaaaggagGATGAAA TTCATGAACCTAAGGCTTCGCGTATTGAAACACCAGAGAGTGCATCGTTTACTTATAGAAAGGTAGAATTACTCAAAAAAAGCTTTG aaaatctaaataaaagtAATGTCAGTGAATCCCCAAATGAAGATATTAAACATATACTCCATCAGACATTTGAGCCAACTTCATTTAGCGATGATAAAGCCCGAGAAGAGCCTATATTAAGAATTCCAGTCCAATTGAGGATTGGTGTGAACGAAATTAACGGTTCGAACGAGAATCATG AACATATTATCACTGAAAACAGAAATGATGATGACAAAGCTGAGGGGAAACCTGAAGTATTTACTTATCAAGTGGATGATATTAAAG ATGTAGAATTGCATAGTGCTGTAGCTACAGATGATGTAAACTATGGAACAGGGGAAGTTTTAAAGCAAACATTTG ATATTTCGAACTCTAAAGATACATCCCCTGAAGAATCAAATGCTGAAGAGGCCCACATTGTTACTGCATCTGTGGAGGCTTTGAAACGAACTTTTG AAAGCCTTAGTAGAAGCAATAGCGAAGACAACTATGATGAGGTGAAAATCTCAATTCCAAAAGTAGTGGAACCTACTGATTCTATTTCAGAAATTCCAGAAAGAGTATCTCACAAAGCAGAAATGCAAGACGTGGATGGCGGCTTTTCCCAAGCTAAATTAT ATAATAAAGGAATATCGTACGCAACTCTAAGCGAAAGTCCTAACGAGCTGGGAGCTGAAGAAGTCAAGTTGGAATCTGCTTTTTTAAAGGTTCCTGAACATCAGATAATTGAAAACGACCCTGCTATCTATG CTAATTTTGTCAAAGAGGATGGTTCTCCAGCTATTCCTACTAGTTTGTATAATGGAAATTTAGcag atgGCAgcgaaaataccaaaaaaacgTTAGATAAGGCACACGTTGAAAACGAAACGCAGAGCCTAATGGAAATAATAGAAACACCTGTGGGTTATTCAACAGTCACTTCAG TCCCAAATTCAGGAAAAGTAGAGAATAATGGGGAATTAGAAGAAGAAGATGTTAATTTTCATCTCAGCACTAGCCAAGAAAATATTCTGGATGAAATTTTGAACGGTGAGGAAGCCCTGGATAACGTAGAtagagaatttgaaaaactcgtgcaaaataattga
- the LOC136416926 gene encoding uncharacterized protein isoform X1: MSDIAAEDIMSPSKVRELIFAYERQASSLDVPEEHYIGRQRARSIGNVLSYKQFRQPNLEIHNLGDIEKELIKIDAHLNYYEVYEKETHVAFQEQLFNVLTGIGSIDPEGHESITQKKKELIGETQKLAKILNSKLPFKGVQSHRSMKKSYANFIRKEEAVVSTTSIRNKDQKTVSSFINGGFKSEESLYSTKDSVDFSVSSRVDDVSPVQFNKIEDRPETATPPPENKTVNDTGYLSSVSRLKKFFSFRKDDKVSLKLTPASYSGISRSQSLNLKTNKHAVVKQEVVEKQNKKHDSIVEDQEDDENLSFNGDSNVKQIREVETSQESNVYVNNIGEGRKTHVSVSRLKSLFEHKQKETDEGLGLLTKKQAHFRSSFNLPYTEANLGAFRLKRTLSGNYMNFTGLLHNVDIRKKVDMNKSKSLSDLKSESFRYPFKDIDIDEGDLSKELDGDDEDAYEHVSIDLENKKEDEIHEPKASRIETPESASFTYRKVELLKKSFENLNKSNVSESPNEDIKHILHQTFEPTSFSDDKAREEPILRIPVQLRIGVNEINGSNENHEHIITENRNDDDKAEGKPEVFTYQVDDIKDVELHSAVATDDVNYGTGEVLKQTFDISNSKDTSPEESNAEEAHIVTASVEALKRTFESLSRSNSEDNYDEVKISIPKVVEPTDSISEIPERVSHKAEMQDVDGGFSQAKLYNKGISYATLSESPNELGAEEVKLESAFLKVPEHQIIENDPAIYANFVKEDGSPAIPTSLYNGNLADGSENTKKTLDKAHVENETQSLMEIIETPVGYSTVTSVPNSGKVENNGELEEEDVNFHLSTSQENILDEILNGEEALDNVDREFEKLVQNN, encoded by the exons ATGTCAGATATAGCAGCAGAAGATATTATGTCTCCATCCAAAGTTAGGGAGTTAATATTTGCATATGAACGTCAGGCAAGCTCTTTGGACGTTCCAGAGGAGCATTACATTGGTAGGCAACGTGCCAGATCTATTGGAAATGTTCTTTCCTACAAGCAATTTCGACAGCCTAACCTGGAAATCCACAACTTGGGAGACATAGAAAAAGAGTTGATAAAAATTGATGCCCATCTCAATTATTATGAGGTTTATGAGAAGGAAACGCATGTAGCTTTCCAAGAGCAGTTGTTCAACGTTTTAACTGGGATTGGGAGTATCGACCCTGAAGGGCATGAAAGCATCACCCAAAAGAAAAAGGAGTTAATAGGAGAAACTCAGAAATTAGCCAAGATCTTAAACTCTAAACTTCCATTTAAAGGAGTGCAGAGTCATCGAAGTATGAAAAAGAGTTACGCAAATTTTATTCGCAAAGAGGAGGCGGTAGTTTCAACTACTTCAATAAGAAATAAGGATCAGAAGACAGTTTCATCATTTATTAATGGTGGTTTCAAATCTGAAGAGTCCTTGTATTCCACCAAAGATTCTGTGGACTTCTCCGTGTCTTCGAGAGTCGATGATGTGTCTCCTgttcaattcaataaaattgaagatagACCTGAAACAGCTACCCCACCTCCTGAGAATAAAACGGTCAACGACACCGGCTATTTGTCTTCAGTATCAAGACTGAAAAAGTTCTTTTCCTTCAGGAAAGATGATAAAGTTAGCTTGAAGTTAACACCCGCTTCATATTCAGGAATTAGCAGATCTCAGTCCCTTAATTTGAAAACCAACAAACATGCCGTTGTTAAACAAGAAGTagttgaaaaacaaaacaagaaACACGATTCTATAGTTGAAGACCAAGAAGATGATGAAAATCTAAGTTTCAATGGTGATTCCAATGTGAAACAAATTAGAGAGGTTGAAACTAGTCAAGAGAGTAATGTTTACGTCAATAATATTGGAGAGGGCAGAAAAACACATGTATCAGTATCTAGGTTGAAGAGTTTGTTTGAGCATAAGCAGAAAGAAACTGATGAAG GTCTAGGGTtactaacaaaaaaacaagCTCACTTTAGGTCCAGTTTTAACCTACCTTATACAGAGGCGAACTTAGGAGCATTTAGGCTAAAACGAACTCTTTCAGGCAACTATATGAACTTCACTGGGTTGCTGCATAATGttgatattagaaaaaaagttgatatgaATAAAAGCAAGAGCCTATCTGATTTGAAGTCTGAGAGTTTCCGATACCCGTTTAAAGATATTGATATTGACGAAGGTGATTTGAGTAAGGAGTTGGATGGAGATGATGAGGACGCATACGAGCATGTTTCTAttgatttggaaaataaaaaggagGATGAAA TTCATGAACCTAAGGCTTCGCGTATTGAAACACCAGAGAGTGCATCGTTTACTTATAGAAAGGTAGAATTACTCAAAAAAAGCTTTG aaaatctaaataaaagtAATGTCAGTGAATCCCCAAATGAAGATATTAAACATATACTCCATCAGACATTTGAGCCAACTTCATTTAGCGATGATAAAGCCCGAGAAGAGCCTATATTAAGAATTCCAGTCCAATTGAGGATTGGTGTGAACGAAATTAACGGTTCGAACGAGAATCATG AACATATTATCACTGAAAACAGAAATGATGATGACAAAGCTGAGGGGAAACCTGAAGTATTTACTTATCAAGTGGATGATATTAAAG ATGTAGAATTGCATAGTGCTGTAGCTACAGATGATGTAAACTATGGAACAGGGGAAGTTTTAAAGCAAACATTTG ATATTTCGAACTCTAAAGATACATCCCCTGAAGAATCAAATGCTGAAGAGGCCCACATTGTTACTGCATCTGTGGAGGCTTTGAAACGAACTTTTG AAAGCCTTAGTAGAAGCAATAGCGAAGACAACTATGATGAGGTGAAAATCTCAATTCCAAAAGTAGTGGAACCTACTGATTCTATTTCAGAAATTCCAGAAAGAGTATCTCACAAAGCAGAAATGCAAGACGTGGATGGCGGCTTTTCCCAAGCTAAATTAT ATAATAAAGGAATATCGTACGCAACTCTAAGCGAAAGTCCTAACGAGCTGGGAGCTGAAGAAGTCAAGTTGGAATCTGCTTTTTTAAAGGTTCCTGAACATCAGATAATTGAAAACGACCCTGCTATCTATG CTAATTTTGTCAAAGAGGATGGTTCTCCAGCTATTCCTACTAGTTTGTATAATGGAAATTTAGcag atgGCAgcgaaaataccaaaaaaacgTTAGATAAGGCACACGTTGAAAACGAAACGCAGAGCCTAATGGAAATAATAGAAACACCTGTGGGTTATTCAACAGTCACTTCAG TCCCAAATTCAGGAAAAGTAGAGAATAATGGGGAATTAGAAGAAGAAGATGTTAATTTTCATCTCAGCACTAGCCAAGAAAATATTCTGGATGAAATTTTGAACGGTGAGGAAGCCCTGGATAACGTAGAtagagaatttgaaaaactcgtgcaaaataattga
- the LOC136416926 gene encoding uncharacterized protein isoform X2, whose protein sequence is MSDIAAEDIMSPSKVRELIFAYERQASSLDVPEEHYIGRQRARSIGNVLSYKQFRQPNLEIHNLGDIEKELIKIDAHLNYYEVYEKETHVAFQEQLFNVLTGIGSIDPEGHESITQKKKELIGETQKLAKILNSKLPFKGVQSHRSMKKSYANFIRKEEAVVSTTSIRNKDQKTVSSFINGGFKSEESLYSTKDSVDFSVSSRVDDVSPVQFNKIEDRPETATPPPENKTVNDTGYLSSVSRLKKFFSFRKDDKVSLKLTPASYSGISRSQSLNLKTNKHAVVKQEVVEKQNKKHDSIVEDQEDDENLSFNGDSNVKQIREVETSQESNVYVNNIGEGRKTHVSVSRLKSLFEHKQKETDEGLGLLTKKQAHFRSSFNLPYTEANLGAFRLKRTLSGNYMNFTGLLHNVDIRKKVDMNKSKSLSDLKSESFRYPFKDIDIDEGDLSKELDGDDEDAYEHVSIDLENKKEDEIHEPKASRIETPESASFTYRKVELLKKSFENLNKSNVSESPNEDIKHILHQTFEPTSFSDDKAREEPILRIPVQLRIGVNEINGSNENHEHIITENRNDDDKAEGKPEVFTYQVDDIKDISNSKDTSPEESNAEEAHIVTASVEALKRTFESLSRSNSEDNYDEVKISIPKVVEPTDSISEIPERVSHKAEMQDVDGGFSQAKLYNKGISYATLSESPNELGAEEVKLESAFLKVPEHQIIENDPAIYANFVKEDGSPAIPTSLYNGNLADGSENTKKTLDKAHVENETQSLMEIIETPVGYSTVTSVPNSGKVENNGELEEEDVNFHLSTSQENILDEILNGEEALDNVDREFEKLVQNN, encoded by the exons ATGTCAGATATAGCAGCAGAAGATATTATGTCTCCATCCAAAGTTAGGGAGTTAATATTTGCATATGAACGTCAGGCAAGCTCTTTGGACGTTCCAGAGGAGCATTACATTGGTAGGCAACGTGCCAGATCTATTGGAAATGTTCTTTCCTACAAGCAATTTCGACAGCCTAACCTGGAAATCCACAACTTGGGAGACATAGAAAAAGAGTTGATAAAAATTGATGCCCATCTCAATTATTATGAGGTTTATGAGAAGGAAACGCATGTAGCTTTCCAAGAGCAGTTGTTCAACGTTTTAACTGGGATTGGGAGTATCGACCCTGAAGGGCATGAAAGCATCACCCAAAAGAAAAAGGAGTTAATAGGAGAAACTCAGAAATTAGCCAAGATCTTAAACTCTAAACTTCCATTTAAAGGAGTGCAGAGTCATCGAAGTATGAAAAAGAGTTACGCAAATTTTATTCGCAAAGAGGAGGCGGTAGTTTCAACTACTTCAATAAGAAATAAGGATCAGAAGACAGTTTCATCATTTATTAATGGTGGTTTCAAATCTGAAGAGTCCTTGTATTCCACCAAAGATTCTGTGGACTTCTCCGTGTCTTCGAGAGTCGATGATGTGTCTCCTgttcaattcaataaaattgaagatagACCTGAAACAGCTACCCCACCTCCTGAGAATAAAACGGTCAACGACACCGGCTATTTGTCTTCAGTATCAAGACTGAAAAAGTTCTTTTCCTTCAGGAAAGATGATAAAGTTAGCTTGAAGTTAACACCCGCTTCATATTCAGGAATTAGCAGATCTCAGTCCCTTAATTTGAAAACCAACAAACATGCCGTTGTTAAACAAGAAGTagttgaaaaacaaaacaagaaACACGATTCTATAGTTGAAGACCAAGAAGATGATGAAAATCTAAGTTTCAATGGTGATTCCAATGTGAAACAAATTAGAGAGGTTGAAACTAGTCAAGAGAGTAATGTTTACGTCAATAATATTGGAGAGGGCAGAAAAACACATGTATCAGTATCTAGGTTGAAGAGTTTGTTTGAGCATAAGCAGAAAGAAACTGATGAAG GTCTAGGGTtactaacaaaaaaacaagCTCACTTTAGGTCCAGTTTTAACCTACCTTATACAGAGGCGAACTTAGGAGCATTTAGGCTAAAACGAACTCTTTCAGGCAACTATATGAACTTCACTGGGTTGCTGCATAATGttgatattagaaaaaaagttgatatgaATAAAAGCAAGAGCCTATCTGATTTGAAGTCTGAGAGTTTCCGATACCCGTTTAAAGATATTGATATTGACGAAGGTGATTTGAGTAAGGAGTTGGATGGAGATGATGAGGACGCATACGAGCATGTTTCTAttgatttggaaaataaaaaggagGATGAAA TTCATGAACCTAAGGCTTCGCGTATTGAAACACCAGAGAGTGCATCGTTTACTTATAGAAAGGTAGAATTACTCAAAAAAAGCTTTG aaaatctaaataaaagtAATGTCAGTGAATCCCCAAATGAAGATATTAAACATATACTCCATCAGACATTTGAGCCAACTTCATTTAGCGATGATAAAGCCCGAGAAGAGCCTATATTAAGAATTCCAGTCCAATTGAGGATTGGTGTGAACGAAATTAACGGTTCGAACGAGAATCATG AACATATTATCACTGAAAACAGAAATGATGATGACAAAGCTGAGGGGAAACCTGAAGTATTTACTTATCAAGTGGATGATATTAAAG ATATTTCGAACTCTAAAGATACATCCCCTGAAGAATCAAATGCTGAAGAGGCCCACATTGTTACTGCATCTGTGGAGGCTTTGAAACGAACTTTTG AAAGCCTTAGTAGAAGCAATAGCGAAGACAACTATGATGAGGTGAAAATCTCAATTCCAAAAGTAGTGGAACCTACTGATTCTATTTCAGAAATTCCAGAAAGAGTATCTCACAAAGCAGAAATGCAAGACGTGGATGGCGGCTTTTCCCAAGCTAAATTAT ATAATAAAGGAATATCGTACGCAACTCTAAGCGAAAGTCCTAACGAGCTGGGAGCTGAAGAAGTCAAGTTGGAATCTGCTTTTTTAAAGGTTCCTGAACATCAGATAATTGAAAACGACCCTGCTATCTATG CTAATTTTGTCAAAGAGGATGGTTCTCCAGCTATTCCTACTAGTTTGTATAATGGAAATTTAGcag atgGCAgcgaaaataccaaaaaaacgTTAGATAAGGCACACGTTGAAAACGAAACGCAGAGCCTAATGGAAATAATAGAAACACCTGTGGGTTATTCAACAGTCACTTCAG TCCCAAATTCAGGAAAAGTAGAGAATAATGGGGAATTAGAAGAAGAAGATGTTAATTTTCATCTCAGCACTAGCCAAGAAAATATTCTGGATGAAATTTTGAACGGTGAGGAAGCCCTGGATAACGTAGAtagagaatttgaaaaactcgtgcaaaataattga